The proteins below come from a single Plasmodium sp. gorilla clade G2 genome assembly, chromosome: 13 genomic window:
- a CDS encoding nucleoside transporter 1, whose product MSTGKESSKAYADIESRGDFKDDGKKGSTLSSKQHSMLSLTFILIGLSSLNVWNTALGLNINFKYNTYQITGLVCSSIVALFVEIPKILLPFLLGGLSILCAGFQISHSFFTESQFDTYCLVAFIVIGIVAGLAQTIAFNIGSTMEDNMGGYMSAGIGISGVFIFVINILLDQFVSTDKQYGVNKAKLLYLYIICELCLILAIVFCVCNLDLTNKNAKKDEENKENSATLSYMELFKDSYKAILTMFLVNWLTLQLFPGVGHKKWQESHNISDYNVTIIVGMFQVFDFLSRYPPNLTHIKIFKNFTFSLNKLLVANSLRLVFIPWFILNACVDHPFFKNIVQQCVCMAMLAFTNGWFNTVPFLVFVKELKKAKKKKEIEIISTFLVIAMFVGLFCGIWTTYIYNLFNIVLPKPDLPVMDAPQ is encoded by the coding sequence ATGAGTACCGGTAAAGAGTCATCTAAAGCTTATGCTGATATAGAATCCAGGGGTGATTTTAAGGATGATGGAAAGAAAGGATCTACATTAAGCAGTAAACAACATTCCATGTTATCTTTAACCTTTATCTTAATAGGTTTAAGTTCTTTGAATGTATGGAATACAGCATTAggattaaatataaattttaaatataatacataccAGATTACAGGTTTAGTATGTTCTTCAATTGTAGCTTTATTTGTTGAAATTCCCAAAATTTTGTTACCATTTCTTTTGGGTGgtttatcaatattatgtGCTGGTTTTCAAATATCTCACAGTTTTTTTACAGAATCACAATTTGATACATATTGTTTAGTAGCCTTTATTGTTATTGGTATAGTGGCAGGATTAGCTCAAACCATTGCATTTAATATAGGATCTACTATGGAAGATAATATGGGTGGTTATATGTCAGCAGGTATTGGTATATCAGgagtatttatttttgttattaacATATTGCTTGATCAATTCGTATCTACAGATAAGCAATATGGAGTTAATAAggcaaaattattatatttatatattatttgtgaACTTTGTTTAATATTAGCTATTGTATTTTGTGTATGTAATTTAGATTTAACAAACAAGAATGCtaaaaaagatgaagaaaataaagaaaacagTGCCACATTATCTTATATGGAATTATTTAAAGACAGTTACAAAGCTATATTAACTATGTTTCTTGTAAACTGGTTAACTTTACAATTATTTCCAGGTGTTGGACACAAAAAATGGCAAGAAAGTCATAATATCTCAGATTATAATGTTACCATTATTGTTGGTATGTTTCAAGTTTTTGATTTTCTCAGTAGATATCCACCAAATCTTACACATATTAAAatctttaaaaattttactttctctttaaataaattattagtTGCTAATTCATTACGTTTAGTATTCATCCCATGGTTTATCTTAAATGCATGTGTTGATCATCCATTTTTCAAAAACATTGTACAACAATGTGTATGTATGGCTATGTTAGCTTTTACAAATGGTTGGTTTAATACTGTACCATTCCTTGTATTCgttaaagaattaaaaaaagctaagaaaaagaaagaaatcgAAATTATATCCACATTTTTAGTTATTGCTATGTTTGTTGGATTATTCTGTGGTATATGGACtacttatatttataacttATTCAATATAGTTTTACCAAAACCAGATTTACCAGTTATGGATGCACcacaataa